In Leucoraja erinacea ecotype New England chromosome 11, Leri_hhj_1, whole genome shotgun sequence, the following are encoded in one genomic region:
- the LOC129701453 gene encoding zinc finger protein 79-like translates to MSVTCVVRPGRARAIWRSTGGVTRENVPSTAQSSRQDLQDGECPEDTPAGAHGRDALWLLYLQQDLCPVVGAEEPPEGAQQLAALHLLRLRQRLQVVARAEAAPVHPHRGAPLHLRPVRQGLHVFQQPAATPAPHTGERPYTCTQCGKGFTSSSNLPSHQRIPTGERPYTCALCGKGFTQSSHVLEPQ, encoded by the coding sequence ATGAGTGTGACGTGTGTTGTAAGGCCTGGGAGAGCCCGAGCGAtctggagatccaccggcggggTCACACGGGAGAATGTCCCTTCGACTGCTCAGAGTAGTCGGCAAGACCTTCAAGACGGCGAATGTCCTGAAGACACACCGgcaggtgcacacgggcgagatgCCCTATGGCTGCTCTACCTGCAGCAAGACCTTTGCCCAGTTGTCGGGGCTGAGGAACCACCAGAGGGTGCACAGCAGTTAgcagcccttcacctgctccgactgcggcaaaggcttcaagtcgtcgccAGAGCTGAAGCAGCACCGGTACACCCACACAGGGGAGCGCCCCTAcatctgcgcccagtgcggcaaggactTCACGTATTCCAGCAGCCTGCTGCAACACCAGCACcccacaccggggagcgcccctatacctgcacccagtgcggcaagggattCACCTCCTCCAGCAACCTGCCCTCCCACCAGCGCATCcccaccggcgagcgcccctacacctgcgccctgtgtggcaagggcttcacccagtctagTCACGTGCTGGAGCCCCAGTGA